A segment of the Zingiber officinale cultivar Zhangliang chromosome 8B, Zo_v1.1, whole genome shotgun sequence genome:
TTTTGTCGACAAATTAACACCTTAATAATGCATGCATTCGTATCACGTTTTAGTATTAAAAATTTTCGTTCCAAGTACCTCGATGGAATGACATTTCGTATGCGACCACTCACTCTCCTCAAGCTGTTCCTCTTCAAGTGCTCCTTCGCGACCCTAACCCTCTTCTCATATATCCGCAGTCTCCTCGTAAGAGccctcctccttttcctcatcCCCCTTATTCTGGTCTCCCAACTCCTCCTCGCTCTCCAAACTCTCGATGTCGTCGTCGAGGCAGACGCCCCTTCGGCTCCGCCGCTTGGTTTCGGGCTCAACGAATGCATCTCCGTTTGAGGACCTCGCCTTCTTGTTTCCGGCCTTCGGTCCAACGACCCTGCTGGTTCATCGCGGGGAGATTAATTGCAAAGACTAGTGATCTTCGATTCTGACAAGCTCacaagttaggatccataaaaagGACCTTaagattttatagggtggagcaACACGGGTGCGGCTCGGAAACGGGTGTTGATCCAAAGGTCCCAATCGGGTCTACGTGCGTCGTAACAATACCGAACCGATAAGATGCCACACAAACTATTTTGCGGGTTTAATAATCGGATTTCGGGTACAAATCCTATGTCGTTCTACGGAAAATAAATGTCTCCGATTAACTGTCCTGTCCTTGAGTAATCCTATGTCATAAAACAAGTTATTTCAAAACcaatttatttagaattttaTATAAAGTGTTCACCTAGTCAATTATGGAACTAACAtgatcataaaattttaattaagatctTACATGTGAATTTAATTACTCCATTATTTATTTTCCATAATAATGCATGTAAAAAATTCTGAGATAGTTATTCAAACAGCAAAATTATTTTCTACGAGAAATTAATTGGTAAGGGAAAAAAGAGGTTAAAAAAAGTGAGCGTAGggcatttttaagttaaaataattccATGTCATAGTTAACGCAATCATTTAATTGCCTTGCGTGTGGCTCATCTCCTCAATGAAAGCAATCAATGCGATGCATCATTACTCATGCGGTGGTGACCGTGTGAATGAAAAGGTCACATCTACATAAACACAAGAAATAACAGTTGAGAGGCATATCCATTGCCAATTTGCCATGGCAGGAGCAGCGCTAGGCAAGTCGACCGCCATAAAGGAGTCCTTCGAGATCGCCGTGGGTGACCGTTCTCGTGACGAGTTcatcgacgacgacgacgacggccGTGCCAATCGTACAGGTAATAGCATATACAACAGATTTTGATCGCTTACTTTAGAGCATACATATACATACAGATGCATGCATGAGAGCTGGAGATGGAAGGATATCATATGAATTGCAGGGACACTGGTGACCGCAAGTGCTCACATCATCACGGCGGTGATCGGGTCGGGAGTTCTGTCGCTGGCCTGGGCCTTGGCACAGTTGGGTTGGATCGCCGGACCCATCGTCCTTTTCGTCTTCGCTCTCATCACCTGGTTCTGCTCCATCCTGCTTGCAGACTGCTACAGGAGCTCTCAGGGGAAGAGAAGCCACAGTTACAAAGACGCTGTCAGAGCCAATCTAGGTATAAATTATTACTAGCTAacaagatctagaaataacaatTCGATCGAGAgcactagctagctagctagaatGAATACTTTGATTATGTGTTGATCAATTTGCAGGGAGTGTTTACTGTAAGTTCTGTGGATTGGCACAGTATACAAATCTGATTGGAGTTTCCATTGGCTACACTATCACAACAGCTATTAGCATGGGGTATCGATCCAtcaatataataattaattaatcatacTTGGAAATATGCTTGCGTTGAACGGTGgtggattaattaattaatgaaggGCGATCAAAAGGTCCGACTGCTTCCACAAGAACGGGCACGATGCGGCGGCATGTGAGGGGTCGACGACGACGGACATGATTATCTTCGCGAGCATCGAAATAGTGCTCTCCCAGTTGCCTAATTTCCACAAGCTCTGGTGGCTCTCCGTTGTGGCAGCCATCATGTCCGTCTCTTACTCCACCATCGGCCTCGGCCTCTCCGTGGCCAAAATAGCAGGTTACGTTTCCAGTTGTCAGTATGCATGGGCCGGGCATTGCATGCACCTACTGATCTAAATTTGTCTCCACGACTCTTTAATTTCAATTAATGCGCGCGTCCATCTGtctctagctagctagctagctaacaCCGGATCTGTTGACTTGGGACTATGCAGAGGGACCTCATGCGAGGACCAGTCTCACAGGAGTGACGGTAGGCGAGGACGTTTCAGCAAGTGAAAAAGTGTGGAGAACATTTCAGTCTCTCGGAAACATAGCCTTTGCCTATTCTTACTCCAATGTTCTCATCGAGATCCAGGTATCATAACTATGCGTTTAAATGAACAAGGATGCAGTTAAAAGTTTAGTCAGCAGAATTTATTGTTGAAATATATCTACTAATTGAATGAATGAATACGCATGCCTAGATTTACTCGCTCTTTGAAATCCAACTTTGACTAATTCATCAAGTATGCATGCGCACTTGTTAATGTGGCAGGATACTCTGAAATCGAGCCCTCCGGAGAACCAGGTGATGAAGAAGGCTACCTCCATAGGAGTTTTCACCACCACTATTTTCTACATGTTGTGTGGAATTCTGGGCTATGCGGCCTTTGGAAATAATGCACCAGGCAACTTCTTAACTGGATTCGGGTTCTATGATCCATTTTGGCTTGTTGACCTTGCCAACGTCTGCATTGCCATTCATCTCATCGGTGCTTACCAGGTACATGCCCTCATAAGATTCAAATTGATGAAAAAGGATTCTGCATGCCCATAGTTTCGTATGCAGTAATTTTATGACAATATATTCTACAGGATAATTAGAGACCATATACTAACCAGACAAACTCTGTGACCTTTTGAACTACTAAAGCTGCCATATGTATTCGCCACATCTTCCAACGAAGACAACCAATATATTGTAGACATTGTCCTCATTTGACCTACTCGATCTTTGCCCAAAGATAGAGACATCCACCAACTTGCATATTCTGAGTTATTCAATTATCAGCTTGCTTTCGGTGCAGGTATTTTCA
Coding sequences within it:
- the LOC122014977 gene encoding amino acid permease 6-like codes for the protein MAGAALGKSTAIKESFEIAVGDRSRDEFIDDDDDGRANRTGTLVTASAHIITAVIGSGVLSLAWALAQLGWIAGPIVLFVFALITWFCSILLADCYRSSQGKRSHSYKDAVRANLGSVYCKFCGLAQYTNLIGVSIGYTITTAISMGAIKRSDCFHKNGHDAAACEGSTTTDMIIFASIEIVLSQLPNFHKLWWLSVVAAIMSVSYSTIGLGLSVAKIAEGPHARTSLTGVTVGEDVSASEKVWRTFQSLGNIAFAYSYSNVLIEIQDTLKSSPPENQVMKKATSIGVFTTTIFYMLCGILGYAAFGNNAPGNFLTGFGFYDPFWLVDLANVCIAIHLIGAYQVFAQPLYQFIETWSRNHWPDSHFITSEHVVKVPVLGDCPLSFFRIIWRTLFVVATAAVAMIFPFFNDFLGLIGALSFWPLTVFFPVEMYIVRARIPKFSSTWIWLKILSAICLLVSLVAACGSVQGLIHSLRHYQPFKSS